The Kordia sp. SMS9 DNA window CTACTTTTTTTTCGAGTCGTTTTCTGTTTTGCTGCTTTGTTAATTTCAGCTAAAAAAATAGTTATTTCTGTTTCGATTTCCTTGACATCTAAAGATTCGGGAACATCAATAGCCGTTTGCATGAGTAACTCTATATCTTTTATATTCGCTTTGGTTACTTCACTTATCTTTGACCAATCAATTTGATCTTTTTTTTCAAAATAGTTTTGTAGTGTAATCATCGGATTGTGTGTTTTATGCTGCTCTTTTTCGTTTTAATTGTATGGCGATTGCTTTAGCTTTAGCAATTTTTATTCGTTTTACTTTCGCTGCTAATTTTGGATTTTCTTTATCAGGAATAGCACAGGTGTTTTGCTTTACTTCGTTGAATTTATAGCTGAGTAAATGATTAAGGGATTCAAATTCCTTTACTCTAGTTTCAAGATCAGCACCAACTACGGAAAGCTTTTGTTTTTCTTCAATGATTTTCGCTTCTAGCTTGTCTTGAAACTCCTTTGTGGAGAGTTCTTCATATTCTTTTTCAGTTGCTTGCAATTCTTGTTGAAACTTCTCTAATATATCAGCCGTTTTCATGTTTTTCTCATACCCTTTTGAGGTAAACACTCTTTCAATTTTACCAAGTTTCGAAGCGGTTTCTTTAAAGTCATTAAAATAGGTTGGGTAGCCATAAAAATTAAGTAGCCTATAATATTTTGGAAGTGTTTGAATAAGCAGCGTAGCATCAAAATTATTGGTGAGACTGATAAGCTGCTCTTGTAATTCTTGCAGACGTTTCACCTTTTTCTGTGCAGCTTGCGGTAAATCTTCTATGTTGATATCAACTAGTTGATAAAAATATACTGTACGAACCGTGGTGGCATGTACCTCAAAATCTTGCAGGTTATTAAGTGCTAATTGAATGTCTTTTTGGACTCTTTCTTTTTGAAGTGCATATTTTTCTTTTAAATCGTCATACGTCTTGACATCTGCAATTCGCTTATTTAAAAAACTAATTTTCGATTGCAAATCATAAGCCATTTCTTTGAGTTCAAATCGCAAAAGTACCTTTGTATCAGTGATAAGCGCATATTTGATTTCATTGGGATTTAAACTTTCTTCATCCAAAACGTTTCCGCGATCAGATTTGTTCCAAATATCATTGATACGCGCGGTTTTCTCCTCTAGTTTTTGAAAAACAAATATATCCATGCTATTCTCCATCAGTGGCATGGTGACTCTGACAAATGCATTTTCATTTTTTTGTCGCCAAATACGCCCCTCAACTTGACGCAAGTCCGTAGGATTCCAATCGGGATATAGGTTGTATAAATCTGTCGCTTTTTTTTGTAGATTGATTCCCTCTCTTATGGTGCTTGTTCCAATAATTACTTTGCAAACGCCCTCATTAAAAGCTTGTTTTATTTTTTCTTTTTTAGCTTCAGATATACCGCCAGTGATGAATTCTACTTCATCTACTTTTTTTCTCGAATTGCTTTTTAAAGGTCTGTCTTTTTTAAAACCCAAAACCACTTCTAAATATTCTTTGATATAGGGGAAAAAATCTTTTCCACGATTTAGATAAATCACTTGTCCTATCATCGGCAAGTTTCTTTTCTCATGCTATTTCTTCACGCTCGCGATACATTCCATAGTATATTTGATTTTTGGCGCGCTATCTATAAAATCGACAAAGTCTTTTGGAACTCCTTCATTCAAATATGGACTTACAGCATTGTTTAAACTCTTACTTAAAAGACGTAATAATCTGTTAGGATCACTTCTTGTAGCACCTAAAGAAGCATCTTCATTAAAGCCTAACTGATTCATAGACTGTTTGGGTGTCATCTTTAAATACGTAAGTAGCTGCTTATCTTTTGGAAGTTTTTGAAGTCCTTTTTCAGTTTGCTGTGAGGTTTTAGGTAAATT harbors:
- a CDS encoding helicase C-terminal domain-containing protein, which codes for MIGQVIYLNRGKDFFPYIKEYLEVVLGFKKDRPLKSNSRKKVDEVEFITGGISEAKKEKIKQAFNEGVCKVIIGTSTIREGINLQKKATDLYNLYPDWNPTDLRQVEGRIWRQKNENAFVRVTMPLMENSMDIFVFQKLEEKTARINDIWNKSDRGNVLDEESLNPNEIKYALITDTKVLLRFELKEMAYDLQSKISFLNKRIADVKTYDDLKEKYALQKERVQKDIQLALNNLQDFEVHATTVRTVYFYQLVDINIEDLPQAAQKKVKRLQELQEQLISLTNNFDATLLIQTLPKYYRLLNFYGYPTYFNDFKETASKLGKIERVFTSKGYEKNMKTADILEKFQQELQATEKEYEELSTKEFQDKLEAKIIEEKQKLSVVGADLETRVKEFESLNHLLSYKFNEVKQNTCAIPDKENPKLAAKVKRIKIAKAKAIAIQLKRKRAA